In Oncorhynchus gorbuscha isolate QuinsamMale2020 ecotype Even-year linkage group LG02, OgorEven_v1.0, whole genome shotgun sequence, a single genomic region encodes these proteins:
- the uts2d gene encoding urotensin 2 domain containing, translated as MDKTVSVKYWLGLVAFLLLQGVVSVEGRSIFNPGNHVYQPREGTDGQNKILSFLLHKSLEPVERNEALGLHLDNKLAELEELEALKEGLELERELSSNVFAEDKSIPRKRDCFWKYCV; from the exons ATGGACAAGACTGTCTCTGTGAAGTACTGGCTGGGACTGGTAGCCTTCCTGCTTCTACAAGGGGTAGTCAGTGTGGAGGGCAGAAGCATCTTCAACCCTG GAAACCATGTTTATCAGCCAAGGGAAGGCACAGATGGCCAGAACAAGATTCTATCATTTCTACTACATAAAAGCTTAGAACCTGTTGAAAGAAATGAAGCTTTAG GTTTACATTTGGACAACAAACTAGCAGAATTGGAGGAG CTAGAGGCTTTGAAGGAGGGCTTGGAGCTGGAGAGGGAGCTCTCATCCAATGTATTTGCAGAGGACAAGTCCATACCGAGGAAAAGGG ATTGTTTCTGGAAGTACTGTGTATGA